AGCGCCACCGCCACCGAGCCGCCGAGCGCGCCCAGCACGTACAGAACCAGGAAGCGCCATCGTCCGAGCAGCGGTTCGAGGCTGCGCCCGATCATCCAGAGCGCCAGCATGTTCAGGGCGACGTGCACGAAGCTCGAGTGCACGACCGCGGCCGTCAGGAGGCGCCACGGCTGCAGTGCTCCGGTCGCCTCCGGATACAGCAGCGGCGCCCAGAATGCCAGGTTGTCCTGAACGACGGACCCGACACCCGGAATCAGCCCGACCACATACACCAGCATGGTGATCCCGATGATCGCGTAGGTCACCAGCGGGCGCGAGTCGGACATCGCCACCGCGCGAGGCCGCGACCACCGCCGCTGCGCCTTCTTCTGGGCGGGCGTCTGCGTCTTCTTCTGGTCGGCGAGGCACTCGGGGCAGATGACGCCGACGGCGGCCGGCGTCTGGCACTCCGGGCAGATCGTCCGCAGGCAGCGCTGACACAGCACGAAGCTCTGCCGGTCCGGATGCCGGTAGCAGAAGTTGTCGCTGTTGCGCTGGAACTCGGGCGAGGTCACGGGACGATGCGGGCGTCCGGCGTCTCAGACCGTGACGATGTCGACGGACTCCAGGACCACAGGCTCCAGCGGCCGGTCGCCGGCGGCGGTCGGCACGGCGCTGATCGCATCGACGACGGCCTTCGAGGCGTCATCGGCGACCTCGCCGAAGATCGTGTGCTTGCCCTGCAGCCACTCCGGGCCGCGGCCGCCCTGACCGGGGACGGTGATGAAGAACTGCGAGCCGTTGGTGCCCTCGGCCTGCCCCGTGATCGCGTTGCGGCGCAGGCCGGCATTCGCCATGGCCAGCTTGTAGGGGGCGGTGAAGGTGAGTTCGCCGTTGATCTCGTCGTTGAAGTTGTAGCCCGGACCGCCGGTGCCCTGACCGAGCGGGTCGCCGCCCTGGATCATGAAGCCCGAGATGATGCGGTGGAACACGACGTCCTTGTACAGCGGTCCATCGCCCGGCTTGCCGGTGGCCGGGTCGGTCCACGATCCGCTGCCGTCCGAGAGGCCGATGAAGTTCTGCACCGTCCGCGGCGCGTGATCTCCGAAGAGGTTGACGACGATGTCGCCGTGGTTGGTGTGCAGTGTCGCTACCGAAGTGTGCTGAGGCATGTCAACCATTCTCTCAGAGTTCGGTGAAAGGCTTCCGCGGTCGGACGCGTCTGGCAAGATGGGGAATCTACATCCCCAGCGATAGGGAGGGCATCGTGAGCCTCAACCGCAAGCGCAAGAAGGAACTCCGCAAGCTTCAGGATCAGGCGAACAGCCTGTGGGAGTCGCAGCAGGTGCTCGTCAGCGAGGCCGCGAACGTCGCCCGCGAGGCGGGTCGTCAGCTCGGCCACTTCGGCCGTGAGCAGGTCGTACCCGGCGTGAAGGACGGCTACGGCAGCTATGTCGCGCCCTACCTCGACAAGGGCGTGCAGTTCTCCAAGCAGGTGCTGAGCGACAAGGTGGTTCCCACGGCGGGTGCTGTCGTCGGTTCCGCGTTGTCCGTGTGGGATGCCGCGAACGACACGCGTTCGCGTCTGGCATCCGGTCGCGGCTTCGCGCTGCCGGACGCGGCCACCTACGCCAAGAAGGCCGACAAGTACGGCAAGCAGGCGACCAAGCAGCTGGCATCGCGCCTTTCGGTGCTGGAGCCCGCGAAGAAGAGCATCGGCGCCGGCGGTGTCATCGCGATCATCCTGGGCGTGGTCGCCGCGGTCGGCGTCGCGTATGCCGCATGGCAGACGCTGCGAGCCGACGACGAGCTCTGGGTCGCGGACGACCCGCTGCGCGCACCCGACGAGTGACCCTGGAGGGCGACCCGACGTCTCGCGTCCGCGAGGCGGCCTCGGCGCGTGCGCTTCCCGTCGAGATCCGCGAGCGTCCCGCGGCCGGGAGCCTGGCGGAGGCAGCCGACCTCCTGGGCATCCCCGCCGCCGGGATAGTGAAGACGCTGGTGGTCAAACGCAGCGATGACACATATCTGTTCGCGCTGATACCCGGTGATCGATCGATCTCGTGGCCGAAGCTCCGGGCGATCGTGGGTGTCAACAAGCTCCAGCTGCCCGATCCCGAACGGGCTTTCGCCGCGACGGGATACGAACGAGGCACGATCGTGCCGATCGGCAGCACCCACGACTGGCCGGTGTACGCCGACGAGTCGATCGTTGACAGCGCATCGCGATGGGCGCCGGCGTGCACGGCTTCAGCCTCTTCGTCGATGCCGATGCGCTCATCGAGGCCTACGGTGCGACGGTCGCCGACATCTCGCAGCCGGCCGGCTGATCCCTCAGGCGTCGTCGGCCATCTTCAGGGCGATGTCGACGAGCTTCACGCGCTGCAGTGTGCGCAGGCTCGAGCGCGGGAACCACTCGGCTCGGTCGGTCGATCCGTCCGTCTCGTTGCGCAGTCGTCCTCCGGTCACCCGCGCGCGGTAGACGATCCGCAGCGCGTGCAGGGGCTCTGTCGCATCGACCGCGAGGCGCCGGCCGGCTGGGATCACCCTCGAGTGGATGCCGAGCAGACCCTCGAGGACGACCCGATACCCGGTTTCCTCGTGCACCTCGCGTCGAGCCGCGTGTTCGGGGTCCTCACCCGCCTCCAGCCCTCCGCCGGGGAGCGTCCAGGCAGCGCGGCGTCCCTCGTTCCAATGGGCGAGCAGCACGCGGTCGTCCGCATCGACGATGACGGCGTAGGCCGCGACCCGCGTATCCATTCCTCGACTCTAGCCAGTCGCACGGTTCGCCCCCGCTCGCCGGAGCGGCGGTGTACAGCCGACCCGCACCAGGTGGTACCGAAGACCACTGTGGAGAGACGGACGAGTGCAGCGAATTCCTCGGAATTCGGGATGTGGAGCCTAGGAGAATCGAACTCCTGACATCCTGCTTGCAAAGCAGGCACTCTACCAACTGAGTTAAGGCCCCCGGGGAATGGGATGTGGGGCTACCAGGACTTGAACCTGGGACCTCTTCATTATCAGTGAAGCGCTCTAACCGCCTGAGCTATAGCCCCGCTGCGACGACGCGAGCGTCGTCAACCTCCAAGACTTTACCCGAATCGCGGGCATTCCCGAAATCGACGGAGGGATGCTGCACCACCGTCTAGTTGCTGGTGAAACCGACCAGCAGACCACCGGTGACCTTGACGGCCAGGTTGTAGATGCCGGCCATGACGGCGCCGAGCACCGTGATCACGATCAGGTTCAGAATCGCCACGACCGCGGCGAAGGCCATGACCTGCGGGAGACCGACGAACGCCTCGATGGAGACGCCGCCGTCGGAGAAGCTCTGGAAGAATTCGTCCACCTTGGTGATGAGACCGGTGGTCTGCACAACCAGGAACACCAGGAAGAAGCTCACGACCGTGACGATCGCGACCGCGACCGCGGCCAGGAACGAGAGCTTCACGGCCGACCAGAAGTCGACGTAGACCAGACGGAGGCGAACCTGCTTCGCGGAGGTCTTATGGCTGGATTTCTTGGCGAGCTTGTCGGCTACCGTACTCATGCGTCAGTACCTTCTTCGGGGGACTCGGGGGAGGCCTCGGGAGTGTCGGTCACGGACTCGACGTCTGCCGACTCGATGTCGACGGCCTCGATTATCTCGGCAAGGCCCCGTTCCGAATTGCGCGCGATCGCGATGATGCGATCATCGTCGTCGGTGCGGGCGAACACGACACCCATGGTGTCACGACCCTTGGCCGGGACCTCGGCCACGGCAGAGCGTACCACCTTGCCGCTGGCAAGAACCACCAAGACCTCGTCGTCCTCGGCGACGATCAGACCGCCGGCGAGAACCCCGCGATCGTCGTTCAGACGGGCCACTTTGATGCCGAGACCACCGCGGCTCTGGCCGCGATACTGACTGATCTCGGTGCGCTTGGCGTAGCCGTTCTCGGTGACGATGAACACGTAGCCCTCGTCGTGGGCGACCGAGGCCGACAGCAGACTGTCACCCTCGCGGAACGACATCCCCTTCACACCCTCGGTGGAGCGGCCCATCGGGCGCAGCGAGTCATCCGATGCGGTGAAGCGCAGCGACATGCCCCGTCGGCTGACCAGCAGGATGTCATCGCCCTCGTTGACGAGGAGGGCGCTGACGACCTCGTCGCCCTGATCGGTGTCCGCGCCGCGGAGCTTGATGGCGATGACGCCGCCCTGGCGGTTCGTGTCGTACTCGGTGAGGTGGGTCTTCTTCACCAATCCGCCGCGAGTGGCCAGCACCAGGTGGGTGGCGACCGAGTAGTCGCGGATGTCCAGGATCTGCGCGATCTCCTCGTCGGGCTGCAGCGCCAGGAGATTGGCGACGTGCTGACCCTTGGCATCCCGTCCCGCCTCCGGTACTTCGTACGCCTTGGACCGGTAGACACGCCCCTTCGTGGTGAAGAAGAGCAGCCAGTGGTGCGTCGTGGTCACGAAGAAGTGCTCGACGACGTCGTCGGCGCGCAATTGGGCGCCTTTGACGCCCTTTCCGCCGCGGTGCTGCTGCCGGTAGTTGTCGCTGCGTGTGCGCTTGATGTAGCCGTCACGGGTGACGGTGATCACCATCTCCTCTTCGGGGATGAGGTCTTCCACCGACATGTCGCCGTCGAAGCCGGCGAGGATCTGGGTGCGACGGTCGTCTCCGAACCGCTCCACGATGGAGGTCAGCTCATCGCGGATGATGGTGCGCTGACGCGTCGGGTCGGCCAGGATCTCCTTGAAGTCGGCGATCCGCGCTTCGAGCTCGTCGGCCTCCTCCAGGATCTTCTGCCGCTCGAGCGCGGCCAGGCGGCGCAGCTGGAGATCCAGGATCGCGATCGCCTGATCGTCGTCGATGTCCAGCAGCGCCTTGAGTCCCTCGCGCGCTTCGTCCGCGGTCGGGGACCGGCGGATCAGGGCGATGACCTCGTCGAGCGCGTCGAGCGCCTTGAGGTAGCCGCGCAGGATGTGCATGCGCTTCTCGGCCTTCGCGAGCCGGAACCGCGTACGCCGGATGATCACCTCGATCTGGTGGTCGATCCAGTGCGTGATGAATCCATCGAGCGGAAGCGTGCGGGGCACGCCGTCGACGATGGCGAGCATGTTCGCGCCGAAGTTCTCCTGCAGCTGCGTGTGCTTGTAGAGGTTGTTGAGCACGACCTTGGCGACGGCATCGCGCTTGAGCACGATGACGAGGCGCTGGCCGGTCCGACCGGACGATTCGTCGCGGATGTCGGCGATGCCGGTGATCTTGCCTTCGCGGGCGAGGTCGCTGATCTTGACCGCGACGTTGTCCGGGTTGACCTGATACGGCAGCTCGGTGATCACCAGGCAGGTGCGGCCCTGGATCTCCTCCACGTTGACGACGGCGCGCATCGTGATCGAGCCTCGACCCGTTCGGTAGGCATCCTTGATGCCGCGCGTGCCGAGGATCTGCGCGTGGGTGGGGAAGTCCGGGCCGGGGATTCGCTCCATCAGCGCCTCGAGCAGCTCCTCGCGCGTGGCGTCCGGGTTGTCGAGGGCCCAGAGCGCGCCGGCAGACACCTCGCGGAGGTTGTGCGGCGGGATGTTGGTGGCCATGCCGACCGCGATGCCCACCGAGCCGTTCACCAGCAGGTTCGGGAAGCGCGCGGGGAGGACGACCGGCTCCTGGGTCTGACCGTCGTAGTTGTCCTGGAAGTCGACGGTGTCTTCCTCGATGTCGCGCACCATCTCGAGCGCGAGCTGGGCCATCTTGGTCTCGGTGTACCGGGGGGCAGCGGCCCCCTGGTTGCCCGGGGAGCCGAAGTTGCCCTGACCTTGCGCGAGCGGATACCGCAGCGACCACGGCTGGACCAGACGGACCAGGGCGTCGTAGATCGGCGCATCACCGTGCGGGTGATAGTGCCCCATGACCTCGCCCACGACGCGTGCGCACTTGGAGAACGACTTGTCCGGTCGGAATCCGCCGTCGTACATCGCGTAGATCACACGGCGATGCACCGGCTTGAGCCCGTCTTCGACGCGCGGCAGCGCGCGGCCGATGATCACGCTCATCGCGTAGTCGAGGTAGCTGCGCTGCATCTCGGCCTGCAGGTCGATCTGGTCGATGCGGCCGTGGTTGTGCTCGGGCACGACCGGGCCGGTTGCCGGGCCTGTCGGAGTGTCGTCAGTCATTGTCTTTTGGTCCCTGAGCCTGTCGAAGGGTCGTGATCAGTCGATCCGAAGATCAGATGTCGAGGAAACGGACGTCCTTGGCGTTGCGTTGGATGAAGCCGCGACGCGATTCGACGTCCTCGCCCATCAGGATCGTGAAGATCTCATCGGCGGCGGCCGCGTCGTCGATGGTGACCTGACGCAGCGTCCGCGTCTCCGGGTCCATCGTCGTCTCCCACAGTTCCTTGTCGTTCATCTCGCCCAGACCCTTGTAGCGCTGGATGCCGTTGTCCTTCGGGATCCGCTTGCCCTGGGCGACGCCCTCCACCAGCAGCGCGTCGCGCTCCCGGTCGCTGTAGACGTACTCGTGCGGTGCGTTGGACCACTTGAGCCGGAACAGCGGCGGCTGGGCGAGGTAGACGAAGCCGGCCTCGATGAGTCCTCGCATATAGCGGAACAGCAGCGTGAGCAGGAGCGTCGTGATGTGCTGGCCGTCGACGTCGGCGTCGGCCATCAGGACGATCTTGTGATACCTGGCCTTGTCGATGTCGAACTCTTCGCCGATCCCGGTGCCGAAGGCCTGGATCATCGCCTGCACTTCCTTGTTGCCGAGGGCCCGATCCAGACGCGCGCGCTCGACGTTCAGGATCTTTCCGCGCAGCGCCAGGATCGCCTGGGTGTGCGGGTCTCGACCCTGCACGGCCGAACCGCCGGCCGAGTCACCCTCGACGAGGAAGATCTCGCTGATCGAGGGGTCTTTGCTCGTGCAGTCCTTGAGCTTGTCGGGCATGGCCGCGCTCTCGAACACGCTCTTACGTCGCGCGGTCTCACGCGCTTTGCGGGCGGCCAATCGCGCGGTCGCCGCATCGATCGCCTTTCGGATGATGTTCTTGGCCTGCGCGGGGTTCCGATCCAGCCAGTCGCCCAGGCGGTCGCCGACCACCTTCTGCACGAAGGCCTTCGCCTCTGTGTTGCCGAGCTTGGTCTTGGTCTGACCCTCGAACTGCGGCTCGGAGAGCTTGACGGAGATGACCGCGGTGAGACCTTCGCGCACGTCGTCGCCGGAGAGGTTCTCGTCCTTCTCCTTGAGCAGGTTGTTGGCGCGGGCGTACTTGTTGACCAGCGTGGTCAGCGCCGCACGGAATCCCTCCTCGTGCGTTCCGCCCTCGTGGGTGTTGATCGTGTTGGCGTAGGTGAAGACGTTCTCGGTGTAGCTCGTCGTCCACTGCATCGCCACTTCCAGGGCGATCTTGCGATCGGTGTCCTCGGATTCGAAGTCGATGATCTCCTCGTTGACGTGGTCGGCCTTGCGGACCCGGTTCAGGTATTCGACGTAGTCGACGAGTCCTCGTTCGTAGAGGAAGCTGTCGTTCGGCTGCTGCAGGACGACCTCGCCCGGCTGCACCTCTTCTTCGTAGGCCGCTCCAGGCCGTTCGTCGACGAGGTCGATCCGAAGGCCCTTGTTCAGGAACGCCATCTGCTGGAAGCGGTTGCGCAGGGTGTCGTAGTCGAAGTCGACGGTCTCGAAGATGGATGCGTCGGGCCAGAAGGTGATGGTCGTGCCCGTCTTCGAGCTCTCCTCGGCACGCTCCAGCGGGGCCTGCGGAACCCCGCCGTCACGATAGGACTGCCGCCAGACGTATCCCTGGCGGTGCACCTCGACCTCGAGCCGTGTCGAGAGTGCGTTCACCACCGAGGAGCCGACGCCGTGCAGACCACCTGAGACCGCGTAGCCGCCGCCACCGAACTTGCCACCCGCGTGCAGCACGGTCAGCACGACCTCGACGGTCGACTTGCCTTCCGCCTTGTGGATGTCCACGGGGATGCCGCGACCGTTGTCCACGCAGCGGACCCCGCCATCGGGAAGGATCGTGACGAGGATCGTGTCGCAGTACCCGGCGAGGGCCTCGTCGACGGAGTTGTCGACGATCTCCTGCACGAGGTGGTGCAGGCCGCGGGGACCGGTGGACCCGATGTACATGCCGGGACGCTTGCGAACCGCTTCCAGGCCCTCGAGGACCTGGATCTCGTCGGCCCCGTATGCCGCGTGAGTCCGTTCTTGTTCTGGCTGATCGGTCTGCTCGGGCAGGTTTTCGGGGTTCTCTGACGTCATGTTCTCGGCGCGCTCCACATCATCATTCGGGGCCACCTCAGTCTACCAAGGAACGGGCCTCCGTGCCGTCATGTACGCCCCTGTGGCGGCCTGAATGTCCCTCGGATAGGCCGGGAGGTATCTCAGCCGTAGGTATCGCGCGGACCACGCCCTGGAATGGCTCTGGGACCCCATTTCCAGGAGGGGACGTCTGGCCCGATGAAGCGGATGCCTTCGACACCGGCTTCCGGGTACCGTCGCACGATCTCGGAGAGGATCTGCGACCGCATCAGCTGCAGCTGTTTCGCCCACGCCGTGGAGTCCGCCTGAACCGTCAGTGTGCCCTCGGTGAATGCCACCGGCTGGGTGTGCTGGGCGGTGTCGGCGCCGGCCACTTCCGCCCAGGTCCGCACCACGTCTTCACGTGCGAGCTGCGAGTCCCAGCCCGCCTCGCGCGTGAGGTCGGCCAGCACGTCCCCGACGCCTTTCGGATCACGGCCCGGCGTGAACGGTGCGTTCTCGTCGTCCTCATACCGCCGTCGGCGCTTGCGGTAGGTCCGCGCGGACGGCTCGAGGCCGCGCAGCCGGAGGTAGGTCGCGACCGTCTCGGGCAGGATCTCGTCTGGTGTCTGCGGCGCGCCGGGATCAGGCATCCGTCGCCTCCAGGATGCGACCGGCATCGACCCGGACGACCCGTGCGCGCAAGTCCGCAGGGACATCCTCTTCGACGGCAGCGGTCACGATGACCTGCTCATAGCCTCCGGCGAGCCCCGCCAGCCGCGCACGGCGATCGGCGTCGAGCTCGGCGAACACGTCGTCCAGGATCAGCACCGGATCCCCCAGGCGGGATTCGGCGCGCAGAAGCTGCGCGGATGCCAGCCGCAGCGCGAGCGCCACCGACCAGGATTCGCCGTGCGAGGCGTAGCCCTTCACCGGCAGGCCGCGCACGCGCAGGACCAGATCATCGCGGTGCGGACCCACCAGGGTGAGACCGCGCTCCAGCTCGGCCGACCGCCGATCCTGCAGCGCGGATCGGAAGAGCTCCTCGATCGCCGTGTCCTGTGCGGTTCCCGCTCCGCCGGCAGCGTCCTCTT
This portion of the Microbacterium pygmaeum genome encodes:
- a CDS encoding rhomboid family intramembrane serine protease, producing MTSPEFQRNSDNFCYRHPDRQSFVLCQRCLRTICPECQTPAAVGVICPECLADQKKTQTPAQKKAQRRWSRPRAVAMSDSRPLVTYAIIGITMLVYVVGLIPGVGSVVQDNLAFWAPLLYPEATGALQPWRLLTAAVVHSSFVHVALNMLALWMIGRSLEPLLGRWRFLVLYVLGALGGSVAVALLSFATPVVGASGAIFGLFGALIVIGRHIGANITGIAVVLTINLVIGFVPGFNVSWQAHVGGLVVGALVGLIYARTRSVRRRALQIWLLVAVAVGLGALLLVPPLIYL
- a CDS encoding peptidylprolyl isomerase, with the protein product MPQHTSVATLHTNHGDIVVNLFGDHAPRTVQNFIGLSDGSGSWTDPATGKPGDGPLYKDVVFHRIISGFMIQGGDPLGQGTGGPGYNFNDEINGELTFTAPYKLAMANAGLRRNAITGQAEGTNGSQFFITVPGQGGRGPEWLQGKHTIFGEVADDASKAVVDAISAVPTAAGDRPLEPVVLESVDIVTV
- a CDS encoding DNA helicase; amino-acid sequence: MSLNRKRKKELRKLQDQANSLWESQQVLVSEAANVAREAGRQLGHFGREQVVPGVKDGYGSYVAPYLDKGVQFSKQVLSDKVVPTAGAVVGSALSVWDAANDTRSRLASGRGFALPDAATYAKKADKYGKQATKQLASRLSVLEPAKKSIGAGGVIAIILGVVAAVGVAYAAWQTLRADDELWVADDPLRAPDE
- a CDS encoding NUDIX hydrolase is translated as MDTRVAAYAVIVDADDRVLLAHWNEGRRAAWTLPGGGLEAGEDPEHAARREVHEETGYRVVLEGLLGIHSRVIPAGRRLAVDATEPLHALRIVYRARVTGGRLRNETDGSTDRAEWFPRSSLRTLQRVKLVDIALKMADDA
- a CDS encoding DUF3566 domain-containing protein, which translates into the protein MSTVADKLAKKSSHKTSAKQVRLRLVYVDFWSAVKLSFLAAVAVAIVTVVSFFLVFLVVQTTGLITKVDEFFQSFSDGGVSIEAFVGLPQVMAFAAVVAILNLIVITVLGAVMAGIYNLAVKVTGGLLVGFTSN
- the gyrA gene encoding DNA gyrase subunit A: MTDDTPTGPATGPVVPEHNHGRIDQIDLQAEMQRSYLDYAMSVIIGRALPRVEDGLKPVHRRVIYAMYDGGFRPDKSFSKCARVVGEVMGHYHPHGDAPIYDALVRLVQPWSLRYPLAQGQGNFGSPGNQGAAAPRYTETKMAQLALEMVRDIEEDTVDFQDNYDGQTQEPVVLPARFPNLLVNGSVGIAVGMATNIPPHNLREVSAGALWALDNPDATREELLEALMERIPGPDFPTHAQILGTRGIKDAYRTGRGSITMRAVVNVEEIQGRTCLVITELPYQVNPDNVAVKISDLAREGKITGIADIRDESSGRTGQRLVIVLKRDAVAKVVLNNLYKHTQLQENFGANMLAIVDGVPRTLPLDGFITHWIDHQIEVIIRRTRFRLAKAEKRMHILRGYLKALDALDEVIALIRRSPTADEAREGLKALLDIDDDQAIAILDLQLRRLAALERQKILEEADELEARIADFKEILADPTRQRTIIRDELTSIVERFGDDRRTQILAGFDGDMSVEDLIPEEEMVITVTRDGYIKRTRSDNYRQQHRGGKGVKGAQLRADDVVEHFFVTTTHHWLLFFTTKGRVYRSKAYEVPEAGRDAKGQHVANLLALQPDEEIAQILDIRDYSVATHLVLATRGGLVKKTHLTEYDTNRQGGVIAIKLRGADTDQGDEVVSALLVNEGDDILLVSRRGMSLRFTASDDSLRPMGRSTEGVKGMSFREGDSLLSASVAHDEGYVFIVTENGYAKRTEISQYRGQSRGGLGIKVARLNDDRGVLAGGLIVAEDDEVLVVLASGKVVRSAVAEVPAKGRDTMGVVFARTDDDDRIIAIARNSERGLAEIIEAVDIESADVESVTDTPEASPESPEEGTDA
- the gyrB gene encoding DNA topoisomerase (ATP-hydrolyzing) subunit B; translation: MTSENPENLPEQTDQPEQERTHAAYGADEIQVLEGLEAVRKRPGMYIGSTGPRGLHHLVQEIVDNSVDEALAGYCDTILVTILPDGGVRCVDNGRGIPVDIHKAEGKSTVEVVLTVLHAGGKFGGGGYAVSGGLHGVGSSVVNALSTRLEVEVHRQGYVWRQSYRDGGVPQAPLERAEESSKTGTTITFWPDASIFETVDFDYDTLRNRFQQMAFLNKGLRIDLVDERPGAAYEEEVQPGEVVLQQPNDSFLYERGLVDYVEYLNRVRKADHVNEEIIDFESEDTDRKIALEVAMQWTTSYTENVFTYANTINTHEGGTHEEGFRAALTTLVNKYARANNLLKEKDENLSGDDVREGLTAVISVKLSEPQFEGQTKTKLGNTEAKAFVQKVVGDRLGDWLDRNPAQAKNIIRKAIDAATARLAARKARETARRKSVFESAAMPDKLKDCTSKDPSISEIFLVEGDSAGGSAVQGRDPHTQAILALRGKILNVERARLDRALGNKEVQAMIQAFGTGIGEEFDIDKARYHKIVLMADADVDGQHITTLLLTLLFRYMRGLIEAGFVYLAQPPLFRLKWSNAPHEYVYSDRERDALLVEGVAQGKRIPKDNGIQRYKGLGEMNDKELWETTMDPETRTLRQVTIDDAAAADEIFTILMGEDVESRRGFIQRNAKDVRFLDI
- a CDS encoding DUF721 domain-containing protein, whose amino-acid sequence is MPDPGAPQTPDEILPETVATYLRLRGLEPSARTYRKRRRRYEDDENAPFTPGRDPKGVGDVLADLTREAGWDSQLAREDVVRTWAEVAGADTAQHTQPVAFTEGTLTVQADSTAWAKQLQLMRSQILSEIVRRYPEAGVEGIRFIGPDVPSWKWGPRAIPGRGPRDTYG